One Fibrobacter sp. DNA window includes the following coding sequences:
- a CDS encoding P-II family nitrogen regulator — MKLITAYIQPERLNSVKQSLYEAEIFKMSVTNVLGCGQQKGHTQVYRGVETEVNLLKKICIRIAVNDEYVQPCIDAIIKGARSGNIGDGKIFVTNLEQCIRIRTGETGPDAIG; from the coding sequence ATGAAGCTCATTACAGCTTACATTCAACCTGAAAGGCTCAATAGCGTAAAGCAGTCGCTTTATGAAGCCGAAATCTTTAAAATGTCTGTTACCAACGTTCTGGGTTGCGGCCAGCAAAAGGGTCACACTCAGGTTTATCGTGGTGTCGAAACCGAAGTTAACCTGCTGAAGAAGATTTGCATCCGTATCGCTGTGAACGACGAATACGTTCAGCCCTGCATCGACGCTATCATCAAGGGCGCACGCTCTGGCAACATCGGCGACGGCAAGATTTTCGTCACTAACCTTGAACAATGTATTCGTATCCGCACTGGTGAAACCGGCCCGGACGCTATCGGCTAA
- a CDS encoding ammonium transporter, giving the protein MSRMLSTSAILVAALAAFASAEEAAPAPTVGDAIFMTENIWIMISAMLVFIMGLGFACVESGLCRAKSATNICFKNVAVPAIGISVYAAIGFGLMYPGEFNGIIGFRGFGIGDWLNAANFTSAYNGHFTLFTDWLFQAMFAATAATIVSGAVAERIKLSSFLVFTLFYVAFVYPIVGSWVWGGGWLSSFTAFGAEGFHDLAGSELVHSVGGWGALAGVLILGPRIGKYVNGKAHAIPAHNVPLATIGVFILWFGWWGFNGGSALSGNPFDTSLILVTTNLAAVAGIITATATSWIIAKKPDATMALNGCLAGLVAITAPADTVSPMSAWIIGAIGGVIVVLAVYMFEKLRLDDPVGALSVHLVNGIWGTLAVGLFDYTGRFNVATQALGVVAYAIPCFLSACLIFIVIKKTMGLRVSEKEELKGLDLAEHGQESYGGFQIFSNT; this is encoded by the coding sequence ATGTCTAGAATGCTTTCCACTTCCGCTATTCTTGTTGCAGCTCTTGCCGCATTTGCTTCCGCTGAAGAAGCTGCTCCCGCTCCCACTGTTGGCGATGCAATTTTCATGACCGAAAACATCTGGATCATGATTTCCGCCATGCTGGTGTTCATCATGGGCCTTGGCTTTGCCTGCGTTGAATCCGGTCTCTGCCGCGCAAAGAGCGCAACCAACATTTGCTTTAAGAACGTCGCTGTTCCGGCTATCGGTATTTCCGTTTACGCCGCCATCGGTTTCGGTCTCATGTACCCGGGTGAATTCAACGGCATCATCGGTTTCCGCGGCTTCGGCATCGGTGACTGGCTGAACGCTGCAAACTTCACCAGCGCTTACAACGGCCACTTCACCCTCTTCACTGACTGGCTGTTCCAGGCTATGTTCGCTGCAACTGCCGCTACCATCGTTTCCGGTGCTGTTGCTGAACGTATCAAGCTCTCCTCCTTCCTGGTGTTCACCCTCTTCTACGTAGCCTTCGTCTACCCGATCGTTGGCTCCTGGGTATGGGGCGGCGGCTGGCTCTCTAGCTTCACTGCTTTCGGTGCTGAAGGCTTCCACGACCTGGCTGGTTCTGAACTGGTTCACTCTGTGGGTGGCTGGGGTGCATTGGCTGGCGTGCTGATTCTCGGACCCCGTATCGGCAAGTATGTGAACGGCAAGGCTCACGCTATTCCGGCTCACAACGTTCCCCTTGCAACCATCGGTGTGTTCATCCTCTGGTTCGGTTGGTGGGGATTCAACGGTGGTTCCGCTCTCTCTGGCAACCCCTTCGATACTTCTCTCATCCTTGTGACCACAAACCTCGCTGCTGTCGCTGGCATCATCACCGCAACCGCAACTTCCTGGATCATTGCAAAGAAGCCCGATGCTACCATGGCTTTGAACGGTTGCTTGGCTGGCCTCGTAGCCATCACTGCTCCGGCTGATACTGTTAGCCCCATGAGCGCTTGGATCATTGGTGCAATCGGTGGTGTGATCGTTGTGCTGGCTGTGTACATGTTCGAAAAGCTCCGCTTGGATGACCCGGTTGGTGCTCTCTCTGTTCACCTTGTCAACGGTATCTGGGGTACTCTCGCTGTCGGTCTCTTTGACTACACCGGTCGCTTCAACGTTGCAACTCAGGCTCTCGGCGTAGTTGCTTACGCAATCCCCTGCTTCCTCTCTGCATGCTTGATCTTCATCGTCATCAAGAAGACTATGGGTCTCCGCGTCAGCGAAAAGGAAGAACTGAAGGGCCTTGACCTTGCCGAACACGGTCAGGAATCTTACGGTGGCTTCCAGATCTTTAGCAACACCTAA
- a CDS encoding TIGR02147 family protein, producing the protein MKPVFEYQDYRVCMMDYYKDRKKKSAFTWRDFSKAAGFASPSYLKLVCDGKSSLSRVGIPKVAAAMGYTGAEHDYFVNLVEFGNAKDDKKKSVFFNEMTQIASEQRVRVLNAETFAYYDSAVNSIVRELAPLMPGALPNEITKKIKHTFSAQHVRESLAFLVKANLLRETGTNTYEQTDKAITGSGEAIPLAIRSMNRQMIDLAREALDKVGTDERNISGVTMGIDAETYKQIVQELTACRKKIIAIANKCQDIDRVYRLNLQLFPLTEKI; encoded by the coding sequence ATGAAGCCTGTTTTTGAATACCAAGATTACCGAGTCTGTATGATGGACTATTACAAGGACCGCAAGAAAAAGTCCGCCTTTACCTGGCGCGACTTTTCCAAGGCTGCGGGCTTCGCCTCTCCCTCCTACTTGAAGCTGGTATGCGATGGCAAGAGTTCCTTGAGTCGCGTTGGTATTCCTAAGGTGGCTGCAGCCATGGGTTACACAGGTGCAGAGCACGACTACTTCGTAAATTTGGTGGAATTCGGCAACGCCAAGGACGATAAAAAGAAAAGCGTATTCTTTAACGAAATGACCCAAATCGCTTCGGAGCAGCGAGTCCGCGTATTGAACGCCGAAACCTTCGCCTACTACGATTCTGCAGTCAACTCCATTGTCCGTGAACTGGCTCCACTTATGCCAGGCGCCCTCCCCAACGAAATCACCAAGAAAATCAAGCATACGTTCTCCGCACAGCACGTCCGAGAATCCTTGGCATTCCTGGTCAAGGCAAATCTCCTTCGCGAAACAGGTACCAACACCTACGAACAGACAGACAAGGCCATTACCGGTTCCGGAGAAGCTATCCCCCTGGCAATCCGATCCATGAACAGACAGATGATTGACCTGGCAAGGGAAGCTTTGGACAAAGTGGGCACCGATGAAAGGAACATTTCCGGGGTTACCATGGGCATTGACGCGGAAACCTATAAGCAAATTGTTCAGGAATTGACGGCTTGCCGCAAGAAAATCATAGCTATTGCAAACAAGTGCCAAGACATAGACCGTGTTTATCGATTAAATTTACAGTTGTTCCCACTAACTGAAAAAATTTAG
- a CDS encoding dockerin, producing the protein MKHSFFKSLVAACVCGLVIGCGSDKPSAPSDSPIPGESSSSFELPGSSAIAGLSSSTTETPLSSMAQDLTSSSSQLINPASSSSQLINSVSSSSEQQNPMSQNSETFDSMFFGAWVGGPEEVPQPTVANVEAFEKLQGRHLDIIHHFVLWQYNDWAWTQPYAEMARSRGSIMMITWMPQPYTAQDILDGITDDYLDDFADGVKNFQDEIWLRPLHESNGDWYTWSTGKDPVKNAEDKVAAAFRYIVERFRAKNVTNVKWVWTTNASNSGAKSTLKGSYPGNDYVDYTSIDGYNWGTAQSWSSWQSFSQVFKAAYRAIEGFNKPMFIAEFSCTEHGGSKAEWFKNMFEVLPTEFPKIKGLVIFSQSKSHEADWGIDTSEDALNAWKEGISQH; encoded by the coding sequence GTGAAACATTCTTTTTTTAAATCTCTGGTCGCAGCCTGTGTTTGCGGCCTTGTCATCGGTTGCGGTTCAGACAAGCCTTCTGCTCCCAGCGACAGCCCTATTCCAGGAGAATCCAGTTCTTCTTTCGAATTGCCTGGCAGTTCAGCCATTGCAGGCCTTAGCAGTTCCACAACAGAAACACCCCTTAGCTCCATGGCACAGGACCTCACAAGCTCATCTTCGCAATTAATCAACCCTGCAAGTTCTTCGTCGCAGCTGATCAATTCAGTTAGTTCATCCTCGGAACAGCAAAATCCAATGTCTCAGAATTCCGAGACATTCGATTCCATGTTCTTTGGCGCATGGGTTGGCGGTCCTGAAGAAGTTCCCCAGCCTACGGTCGCCAACGTAGAGGCCTTTGAAAAATTACAAGGCCGCCACCTGGATATCATCCATCATTTTGTCCTGTGGCAGTACAATGACTGGGCATGGACCCAACCCTACGCCGAAATGGCAAGGAGCCGTGGCTCCATCATGATGATCACCTGGATGCCCCAGCCCTACACAGCACAGGACATTCTCGACGGCATCACCGATGATTACCTTGACGATTTCGCCGACGGCGTCAAGAATTTCCAAGACGAAATCTGGCTGCGACCGCTCCACGAATCCAACGGCGATTGGTACACCTGGAGCACCGGCAAGGACCCCGTCAAAAATGCCGAAGACAAGGTGGCCGCAGCCTTCCGCTATATTGTTGAACGCTTCCGTGCCAAGAACGTCACCAACGTAAAGTGGGTCTGGACGACCAACGCTAGCAACAGCGGTGCAAAGTCCACATTGAAGGGTTCCTACCCTGGCAACGACTACGTAGACTACACTTCCATCGACGGCTACAACTGGGGCACCGCACAAAGCTGGTCTAGCTGGCAAAGCTTCTCCCAAGTGTTCAAGGCTGCATACAGAGCCATCGAAGGTTTCAACAAGCCCATGTTCATCGCAGAATTTTCCTGCACCGAACACGGCGGCAGCAAGGCGGAATGGTTCAAGAACATGTTCGAGGTATTGCCCACGGAATTCCCGAAAATCAAGGGTCTGGTAATCTTTAGCCAAAGCAAGAGTCACGAAGCGGATTGGGGCATCGATACTTCCGAAGATGCCCTAAATGCCTGGAAGGAAGGTATCTCCCAGCATTAG
- a CDS encoding dockerin, which produces MKHNFLKTLVTAAACLLAAGCSSTKPAPSSENFDNLFIGAWVGGPEEIPQPTEANVEAFEKLQGHHLDVINHFVLWQYNDWAWTKPYAEMARSRGSIMMITWMPQPYTAQDILDGKTDAYLDNFAKGVKEFGAEIWLRPLHESNGDWYTWGTGKDPANNAEEKVAAAFRHIVERFRAQGATNAKWIWTTNAGSSAGASLTGSYPGDDYVDYTSIDGYNWGTAQSWSHWQSFSEVFKPAYDALSAYDKPMFLAEFSCTEHGGSKAEWFKNMFEVLPTEFPRIKGLVIFSQSKSYEADWGVDTSEEALKAWKDGIAAFPAASAK; this is translated from the coding sequence ATGAAGCATAATTTTCTTAAGACTTTGGTTACAGCGGCTGCATGCCTACTCGCCGCTGGTTGCAGCTCCACCAAGCCAGCCCCTTCTTCCGAAAACTTCGACAATTTGTTCATCGGTGCCTGGGTGGGCGGCCCCGAAGAAATTCCCCAGCCAACAGAAGCCAACGTGGAGGCTTTCGAAAAATTACAAGGCCACCATCTGGATGTTATCAACCATTTTGTTCTCTGGCAGTACAATGACTGGGCCTGGACCAAGCCCTACGCCGAAATGGCAAGGAGCCGCGGCTCCATCATGATGATCACCTGGATGCCACAGCCCTACACCGCCCAGGACATTCTGGACGGCAAGACCGACGCCTACCTAGATAACTTCGCCAAGGGCGTCAAGGAATTCGGTGCAGAAATCTGGTTGCGTCCCCTCCACGAATCCAATGGAGACTGGTACACCTGGGGAACCGGCAAGGATCCCGCAAACAACGCCGAAGAAAAGGTGGCCGCAGCATTCCGCCACATCGTGGAACGTTTCCGCGCACAAGGCGCCACTAACGCGAAATGGATCTGGACAACCAACGCAGGCAGCAGCGCGGGCGCCTCTCTCACCGGCTCCTATCCTGGCGACGACTATGTAGATTACACATCCATCGATGGCTACAACTGGGGAACCGCACAGAGCTGGTCCCATTGGCAATCCTTCTCCGAAGTTTTTAAGCCCGCCTACGACGCTCTTTCCGCTTACGACAAGCCCATGTTCCTGGCAGAATTCTCCTGCACCGAACACGGCGGCAGCAAGGCAGAATGGTTCAAGAACATGTTCGAAGTTCTGCCCACGGAATTCCCCCGCATCAAGGGTCTCGTCATCTTTAGCCAAAGCAAGAGCTACGAAGCCGACTGGGGCGTTGACACTTCCGAAGAAGCCTTAAAGGCCTGGAAGGACGGCATCGCCGCCTTCCCCGCCGCTAGCGCGAAATAG
- a CDS encoding 6-carboxytetrahydropterin synthase, which produces MRSYTTFSLQYAHRFYGFKGEAQYLHGHTGILTIEVEDSINAGVNMVFPCNEIQKTAWDILRNFDHALILREDDPLLPAILDVYEKQGIRNGHPQNKMKGPAFKTALATAYPDCRLVVTKETMTVEGMIKIVYDLLKMKLNIAKITFTSGVNAASQEFPVAGTVKRCPLCGIALDENGVCPKCGYKEKA; this is translated from the coding sequence ATGAGAAGCTACACAACGTTCAGCCTGCAGTACGCCCACCGTTTCTACGGTTTCAAGGGAGAGGCCCAGTACCTTCACGGCCACACGGGAATACTCACCATCGAGGTGGAGGATTCCATCAACGCGGGGGTGAACATGGTGTTCCCCTGCAACGAAATCCAGAAGACGGCCTGGGACATTCTGCGGAATTTCGACCACGCACTCATTCTGCGTGAAGACGACCCGCTGCTCCCCGCGATTCTCGATGTCTATGAAAAGCAGGGCATCAGGAACGGCCACCCGCAAAACAAGATGAAGGGGCCTGCGTTCAAGACGGCACTGGCCACGGCTTACCCGGATTGTCGCCTAGTGGTGACGAAGGAGACCATGACGGTGGAAGGCATGATCAAGATTGTCTACGACCTTCTGAAAATGAAGCTGAACATCGCAAAGATTACTTTCACCAGCGGAGTGAACGCCGCCTCCCAGGAATTCCCTGTTGCAGGCACGGTCAAGCGCTGCCCTCTCTGCGGAATCGCCCTGGACGAAAACGGCGTTTGCCCCAAGTGCGGCTACAAGGAAAAAGCGTAA
- a CDS encoding leucine-rich repeat protein produces MMRNSINSCLTTLVITLACVVSASASEKQFYLVNGSQEFSESAIVAEGNNTLRLNVDESNDFYIYDETTDSWGNFGSDLKVPYSGEGSFGADKIGFEVKTAGYYDIYLEDRGSGAWYVSFTETKAEIESVADLIYTGKAITPKPAVILGTLDISEGTDYEYSYTNNVNVGSSATVTVTFKGDYAEFGSVSKSFNITMATPTVEPPTSANPKYAGTCVVLVTAGTTDFGTMLYSLDGDDYSENIPCADKGGDYTVYYEVEESGNWFAAAGSVEIQVPVRVDVTVVGDGSVSGYDPDEFYPVGTVLTLTAEPADGYKFLSWNSDVDVPATFEYTVDAEQNSLEATFSNHYIAYTTSDGDTALPVLSSMYDIKKNMCEDGLCVMFLGDGVTELDDGAFNNNKRLTSIEISSSIETIGHFAFAETPLIRVDMKSKEPPQLGEWLTFLNVPDEFLIHVPHGSADAYRSADGWKDYKDHIVDHDASMLVWTDDAVVPTCSETGWEAGYVCNECHKRFADVDGHVEMSPVAALGTTYGAVCAYNDDSKAIIDGNSETSVLLPWNIDVDAIELNRTFAAGTISTITLPFSMYVENVEGAVFYRFKYVSSDDWTVHVGSVRDELVANTPYLVKTTGETISFKTGATLERTLDASPTDLGQDEGDGWELRGTYGKMVWKEGHPDLGYVYGFAAENVVDVHIGEFVKATAGANLSPMRAYLYYNPVATPAPSPEPSFRGMAPMARSTSSIETPNYLDVVVDDDEGGTLYIGKLNTRTGEFNAAGERWFDMKGRKLNGKPSAKGSYFNNRSKVIVK; encoded by the coding sequence ATGATGCGAAATAGCATTAACTCTTGTTTGACCACGCTGGTCATAACTTTGGCGTGTGTGGTGTCTGCAAGTGCAAGTGAAAAACAGTTTTATCTGGTTAATGGTTCTCAAGAGTTTAGTGAGTCCGCTATAGTTGCGGAAGGTAACAATACTTTAAGGCTTAATGTTGATGAATCCAATGACTTCTATATCTATGACGAAACCACTGATAGTTGGGGAAACTTTGGATCTGATTTGAAAGTGCCTTACTCAGGAGAGGGATCGTTTGGGGCTGATAAAATTGGATTTGAAGTAAAAACGGCGGGCTACTATGACATTTATCTTGAAGATCGAGGCTCTGGAGCCTGGTATGTTTCCTTTACAGAAACTAAGGCGGAAATTGAAAGTGTTGCCGACCTAATTTATACAGGAAAAGCAATTACACCAAAGCCAGCTGTGATTCTTGGAACGCTTGATATTTCGGAAGGTACTGACTACGAGTATTCATATACCAACAATGTAAATGTTGGCTCTTCTGCAACTGTAACGGTTACATTCAAGGGCGATTATGCGGAGTTCGGTTCTGTTTCAAAATCCTTTAATATCACGATGGCTACGCCTACAGTTGAACCTCCGACTTCTGCTAATCCGAAGTACGCTGGTACATGTGTCGTGCTTGTTACCGCCGGAACTACAGACTTTGGAACGATGCTTTACAGTTTGGATGGTGACGATTACTCGGAAAATATTCCTTGTGCGGATAAAGGCGGCGATTATACGGTTTACTACGAGGTTGAAGAAAGTGGCAACTGGTTTGCTGCCGCAGGGAGTGTTGAAATTCAGGTGCCGGTTCGTGTTGATGTGACCGTGGTTGGCGACGGTTCTGTAAGTGGCTACGATCCCGACGAATTCTACCCTGTTGGTACAGTACTTACCCTTACCGCGGAGCCTGCAGACGGATACAAGTTCCTTAGCTGGAACAGTGATGTCGATGTTCCTGCAACATTTGAATACACGGTTGATGCTGAACAGAATAGCCTAGAAGCAACTTTCAGCAATCACTATATTGCCTACACAACCAGCGACGGTGATACTGCTTTGCCTGTGCTTTCATCTATGTATGATATTAAGAAAAATATGTGCGAGGACGGTCTGTGTGTCATGTTTTTGGGCGATGGTGTTACAGAACTAGACGATGGCGCATTTAATAATAATAAACGCTTGACTAGTATTGAAATCTCGAGCAGTATTGAAACTATTGGGCATTTCGCTTTTGCAGAAACTCCTTTGATTCGTGTGGATATGAAGTCAAAAGAGCCCCCTCAATTGGGGGAATGGCTGACTTTCCTCAACGTTCCTGATGAATTTTTGATTCACGTGCCTCATGGTTCAGCCGATGCCTACAGGTCTGCCGATGGCTGGAAGGATTACAAGGACCACATTGTTGATCACGACGCATCTATGCTGGTCTGGACCGATGATGCTGTAGTACCCACATGCTCTGAAACAGGTTGGGAAGCAGGCTATGTCTGCAATGAGTGCCACAAGCGCTTTGCCGATGTGGATGGCCATGTTGAAATGTCCCCGGTGGCCGCCCTTGGAACAACATACGGTGCAGTTTGTGCTTACAATGACGATAGCAAGGCAATTATCGACGGAAACTCCGAAACCTCCGTACTGCTCCCTTGGAATATCGATGTGGACGCAATTGAGCTGAATAGGACCTTTGCCGCTGGCACAATCTCCACCATTACGCTGCCTTTTAGCATGTATGTGGAAAATGTGGAGGGCGCTGTATTCTACAGATTTAAGTATGTTTCTTCGGATGACTGGACTGTTCACGTAGGTTCCGTTCGTGACGAACTGGTCGCAAACACCCCGTACCTAGTGAAAACTACTGGCGAGACCATCTCCTTTAAGACTGGGGCTACCTTGGAACGTACATTGGATGCCTCTCCCACGGACCTGGGCCAGGATGAAGGTGATGGCTGGGAACTTCGCGGAACCTATGGAAAAATGGTCTGGAAGGAAGGTCATCCGGATCTTGGGTATGTTTATGGTTTTGCCGCCGAGAATGTTGTCGATGTCCATATTGGCGAATTTGTGAAAGCTACCGCTGGTGCAAACCTGTCGCCTATGCGAGCCTACCTCTATTACAATCCTGTCGCAACTCCGGCACCTTCTCCGGAACCGTCCTTCCGTGGTATGGCTCCCATGGCTCGTTCGACTTCCAGTATCGAGACCCCGAATTACTTGGATGTGGTCGTGGATGACGATGAGGGCGGAACTCTGTATATTGGTAAGCTCAATACCCGCACCGGCGAGTTCAACGCCGCGGGAGAACGCTGGTTCGACATGAAGGGCCGTAAACTCAACGGCAAGCCCAGCGCTAAGGGTTCCTACTTCAATAACAGGAGCAAGGTTATCGTAAAATGA